TTTCCCCTTGATATCTAGGGGGTTTTACGACTTATTCACATAACAACCACATCCATTCCACCGTGTTTCAAAAAGTAATAGGACAAAAACCAGAATCCGGCACATCTTCCGCCGGACCCGCCAAGAACGACACCCCAGCAAGTGCTCCGGCATCGAGCGCCAGCAGCGCTTCGCCTGCCCGCCCGAGTGCATCAAGTCCCAGTGGACGCAATGTGCTCAGCTCTGATGTGGAAATCAAAGGTAGTATCAAATTTTCCAATGATCTTGTGGTAGACGGCAAGATTGAAGGCCAGATTGAGTCCGATGGCTCACTCACTGTCGGCGAAAACGCCCGTATCAAGGCCGAGATCAAAACCCGCTCCGTCATCATCTACGGTAAAGTCCACGGCAACATTGAAGTCACCGACAAGGTAGAACTCAAAGCGAACGCCGAACTGGTAGGCGACATCAAAGCCGCGTCCCTCTCGATCGAGCCTGGTGCCGTCTTTGTCGGTAAGTCCACCGTTGGCACCCCCTCTTTGAAACCACAGCAAACCCCGGGAGGCAACCAAGGACCATCCAACCAGCCCAACCAACCGAATAAGGGAAACCCACAAAGTGGCGGACAGCAGGGCGGCTCCAAGTTAGCAAACGCCTCCTAACGGCATCTCAGGGACTTGATTCCCCCTAGATAACAATTCCTAACACCCGCCGCAGGTATCCACCCGCAGGCGGGTTTTTTTTCTTCCCTGTCCCCTGTCCCCTGGTCCTCATTCGCATCCTGCAAGATACCGGCACCCGAACAACCATCCACCCCGGCAACACCACCCACACGCCCCCCAATCCATGCCTCTTTTTTTCAACAGAAAACGGTCCACTTCAGACGATAAAACCAGCGTCAGAAAAAACACCATCAGTCTGACTTGCCCGGAGTGCGGTTTCGAGCAATTCGAATCCAAAATGGCGGTGTCCACCTATTGCCGTGGTTGTGGTGG
The Akkermansiaceae bacterium DNA segment above includes these coding regions:
- a CDS encoding polymer-forming cytoskeletal protein, which produces MLSSDVEIKGSIKFSNDLVVDGKIEGQIESDGSLTVGENARIKAEIKTRSVIIYGKVHGNIEVTDKVELKANAELVGDIKAASLSIEPGAVFVGKSTVGTPSLKPQQTPGGNQGPSNQPNQPNKGNPQSGGQQGGSKLANAS